In Labrus bergylta chromosome 6, fLabBer1.1, whole genome shotgun sequence, the following proteins share a genomic window:
- the usp24 gene encoding ubiquitin carboxyl-terminal hydrolase 24 isoform X1 has translation METEEEQHITTLLCMGFPDPDVIRKALRLAKNDINEAVALLTNESPGLGYGYEPMESGPAPGLGSSGDGENSGRTGTGGFDPPPAYHDVVDSERSNDENGNCSGGSMEFPTTNLYELESRVFTDHWSIPYKREESLGKCLIASTCLARHGLADADENCKRFIDRCMPEAFKKLLTSSAVHKWGTEIHEGIYNMLMLLVELVAERVKQDPVPVNLMGVLTMAFNPDNEYHFKNRMKACQRNWAEVFGDEANMFAVSPSNTYQKEPHGWLVDLVNRFGELGGFTAIQTKLNADEIEIASVSALVQPLGVGAEYLNSSLVQPMLDPVIHKMITYVQNLEEKDLKDKRLVSIPDLLSAIKLLCMRFQRELVTVVDDLRLDTLLRMLKTPHFSTKMNSLKEVTKLIEESTVSKTVKNAIDTDKLLDWLVENSVLSIALEGNIDQAQYCERIKGIIELLGSKLSLDELSKIWRIQAGQSSTVIENIHTIIAAAAVKFSFDQLTHLFVLIQKSWEVESDRVRQKLLSLIGRIGREARSETTTGKVLEVLWELAHLPTLPTSLVQQALEEHLGILSDAYAVKETVKRSYIIKCIEDIKKTHTQEDSKGNDSQSSFLTGTWGKKKANSVVKASQPSCPQAVWVVPALRQLHEITRSFIKQTYQKQDKSIIQDLKKNFEIVKLITGSLVCCHRLAVTASGNNGLSGSTMVDGRYTYQEYLDSHLRFLAFFLQEASLYLVWNRAKELWECLVSGPDVCELDREMCFEWFTKGQHDLESDVQQQLFKEKILKLEPYEITMNGFNLFKTFFENVNLCDHRLKRQGTQLCVERLDLAGMDFIWRIAMETPDEEIANEAIQLIITYSYTNLNPKMKKDSVSLHKKFIADCYKRLEAASSALGGPTLTHAVTRATKMLTATAMPTVATSVQSPSRYRGGFGSTKLVIIERLLLLAERYVITIEDMYSVPRTILPHGASYNGHPVTLHITYESTKDTFSLETHSNETIGSIRWKIAEHLSCPVDNVQIFANDSVMTMNRDQKLLSQLGFNDEQSLTVKSSGTGTPSGSSESSASASSSSSSAVFNSAYALEQEKSLPGVVMALVCNVFEMLYQLANLDESRITLRVRKLLLLIPTDPEVQDALDNFVPKESSVWSHQKTLFTLGQGSGSRSPSMSSKQQHQPSAASILESLFRSSAPGMSTFRVLYNLEVLSSKLMPTSDDEMAKTSSKSFCENFLKAGGLSLVVNVMQRDSIPSEVDYETRQGVYSICLQLARFLLVGQSMPAVLDDDVIRDGEALSSRPFRNAGRSGRQLSLCGTPEKSSYRQMSLSERSSIRVEEIIPAARVAIQTMEVGDFTSTVACFMRLTWAAAAGRLDLVGSPQPIRETHGSLVPQGVRTRVSSTGSNCSSSSEGDTTPTALHAGICVRQQSVSIKDTIIAREALSLLVTCLQLRCQQLCSFYNLPSVNDFIIDVLLGSPSGEIRRVACDQLYTLSQSDTSAFPEIQKPNLFLLSVVLTAQLPLWSPTSIMRGVNQRLLSQCTEYFDLRCQLLDDLTTSEMEVVKVSAATMLEDEISWLDNFEPSWSSEMETSEADNVLLAGHLRLIKTLLSLCGNEKEHLGPSLIQQLLDDFLFRASRIIINSSNPTPSPTPSHDFHPKCSTASSRLAAYEVLVMLADSSLSNLRLIIKELMSMHHQSDPSLCKEFDYLPPVESRSVSGFVGLKNGGATCYMNAVFQQLYMQPGLPEAFLSIEDDTDQPEESVFYQVQSLFGHLMESKLQYYIPENFWKIFKMWNKELYVREQQDAYEFFTSLVDQLDENLKKMGREQIFKNTFQGIFSDQKICKDCPHRYEREETFMALNLGVTSCQSLEISLDQFVRGEVLEGSNAYYCEKCKEKRTTVKRTCIKSLPSVLCIHLMRFGFDWESGRSIKYDEQIRFPWVLNMEPYTVSGMARQDCSGEGGEGRGDGTSGGSPRKKVTISENYELVGVVVHSGQAHAGHYYSFIKDRRGSARGRWYKFNDNVVEEFDMNDESLEYECFGGEYRPKVYDQSNPYPDVRRRYWNAYMLFYQKISDLNSPVLPKKSRVSIMRQEAEDLTLSAPSSPDISPQSSPRPPRANNDRLTLLTRLVRKGEKKGLFVEKMPASIYQMVRDENLKFMRNRDVYNSDYFNFTLSLASVNATKLKHPDYQQMAKESLQLAVHFLFHTYLHTKKKLRVDTEEWMATVEVLLTKSSEACQWMVQYLVGSEGREITRVGLLECSVREVRVVVASILEKTLESALHFGDPGLDNLMDALLSLLDKDVPENVKNCGQYFGLFSNFAQRGCGPCQLLLKHSAYRRMLMFLLGPNRQNNQNRRWSPAQAREFLHLHSTLALITLHCDLDPQRTQAPEGFTLRVSCVPSSTPLLPLHSDILASLFTPEGQPYLLEVMFAMRELSGPLSLLIEMVTYISFCNEPFSLDVLQLLKTQLETAPPHELKNVFQMLQELLVMEDPLQAQRLKYAFESEKGLLALMHQSNNLDSRRCYQCVKFLVTLAQKCAPAKDYFKDLSGHWSWAVQWLQKKMTEHYWTPQSNVSNETSTNKTFQRTISAQDTLAYATALLNEKEQSGSSNGSDGSPANDNADRSLRQGSESPMMLGDSKSDLEDVDP, from the exons CGAGCCGATGGAGAGTGGGCCTGCTCCCGGCTTGGGCTCGAGTGGAGACGGGGAAAACAGCGGGCGGACTGGGACTGGAGGGTTCGATCCCCCACCTGCATATCACGATGTCGTGGACAGTGAG aggaGCAATGATGAGAATGGGAACTGCTCGGGGGGCAGCATGGAGTTTCCCACCACCAACCTGTACGAGCTGGAGAGTCGGGTCTTTACCGATCACTGGTCCATCCCTTACAAGAGAGAGGAGTCTCTGGGAAAGTGTCTCATCGCGTCCACCTGCCTCGCTCGACATG gtcTTGCTGACGCTGATGAGAACTGTAAGCGGTTCATAGATCGCTGCATGCCCGAGGCCTTTAAAAAG TTGCTGACCAGCAGCGCCGTGCACAAGTGGGGCACAGAGATTCACGAGGGGATCTACAACATGCTGATGTTACTGGTGGAGCTGGTGGCAGAGAGGGTGAAGCAGGACCCCGTCCCCGTGAACCTGATGGGGGTCCTCACTATG GCCTTCAACCCTGACAACGAGTACCACTTTAAGAACCGGATGAAGGCCTGTCAGAGGAACTGGGCTGAAGTTTTTGGAGACGAGGCCAACATGTTTGCTGTCTCGCCGAGCAACACGTATCAAAAA gagCCTCATGGTTGGCTGGTTGATTTGGTGAATCGA tttggagAGTTGGGAGGATTCACCGCCATCCAGACGAAGCTCAACGCAGATGAAATCGAGATAGCT AGTGTGTCAGCTCTGGTCCAGCCTCTTGGAGTTGGTGCAGAATACCTGAACTCCAGCCTCGTCCAG cccATGCTTGATCCAGTTATTCATAAGATGATCACGTATGTGCAGAATCTGGAGGAGAAGGACCTCAAAGataag CGTCTGGTGAGCATCCCAGACCTGCTGTCGGCCATCAAGCTGCTGTGTATGCGATTCCAAAGGGAGCTGGTGACCGTGGTGGACGATCTGCGGCTCGACACGCTGCTGCGCATGCTCAAAACCCCCCACTTCTCCACCAAGATGAACTCCCTCAAAGAG GTGACAAAGTTAATAGAGGAGAGCACGGTGTCGAAAACGGTGAAAAACGCCATCGACACGGATAAACTTCTGGACTGGTTGGTAGAGAACTCGGTCCTGTCAATAGCACTGGAAG GAAACATTGACCAGGCTCAGTACTGTGAGAGGATAAAGGGAATCATTGAGCTGCTGGGGAGCAAACTGTCGCTGGATGAACTCTCCAAGATCTGGAGGATACAG GCGGGCCAATCATCAACTGTGATAGAAAACATTCATACAATCATTGCCGCTGCTGCTGTGAAGTTCAGCTTTGATCAACTCACCCACCTCTTCGTCCTCATCCAGAAG AGCTGGGAGGTAGAGAGCGACCGTGTGAGGCAGAAGCTGCTCAGTCTGATCGGGAGAATCGGCAGAGAGGCTCGCTCTGAAACCACCACGGGGAAG gtgctaGAGGTGCTGTGGGAGCTGGCTCACCTCCCCACCCTGCCCACTAGTCTGGTTCAGCAAGCGCTGGAGGAGCACCTGGGGATCCTGAGCGACGCCTACGCTGTCAAGGAGACGGTGAAGCGCAGTTACATCATTAAATGTATCGAAGACATTAAGAAG ACTCACACTCAGGAGGACAGTAAAGGCAACGACAGTCAGAGCTCTTTTCTAACCGGCACATGGGGCAAGAAGAAAGCTAATTCAGTGGTCAAA GCCTCTCAGCCCAGCTGTCCTCAGGCGGTCTGGGTCGTTCCAGCTCTCCGTCAGCTGCACGAGATCACCCGTTCTTTTATCAAGCAGACATATCAGAAACAAGACAAG AGCATCATCCAAGATTTGAAAAAGAACTTTGAGATCGTCAAACTGATCACGGGGTCTCTGGTCTGCTGCCATCGACTGGCTGTGACGGCGTCGGGCAATAACGGCCTCTCAGGATCAACAATGGTGGACGGACGATACACCTACCAGGAG TACCTGGACAGCCACCTGCGCTTCCTGGCCTTCTTCCTGCAGGAGGCCAGCCTCTACCTGGTGTGGAACAGGGCCAAAGAGCTTTGGGAGTGTCTGGTGTCGGGACCTGACGTCTGTGAACTGGACCGTGAG atgtgttttGAGTGGTTCACCAAAGGACAACACGACCTGGAGAGCGAcgttcagcagcagctcttcaAAGAGAAGATCCTCAAGCTGGAGCCGTATGAGATCACCATGAACG GTTTCAATCTGTTCAAGACGTTCTTTGAGAACGTTAATCTGTGTGACCATCGCCTCAAACGCCAGGGAACTCAGCTG TGTGTGGAACGCCTTGACCTGGCAGGGATGGATTTTATCTGGCGCATCGCCATGGAAACCCCGGATGAAGAAATAGCCAATGAAGCAATTCAGCTAATTATAACATACAGCTACACCAACCTCAATCCCAAAAtgaagaag gaTTCTGTGTCTTTGCACAAGAAGTTCATTGCTGATTGTTACAAGCGACTGGAG gcTGCCAGCTCGGCGCTGGGCGGGCCCACTTTAACACATGCTGTTACTAGGGCAACGAAGATGCTGACGGCCACTGCCATGCCGACTGTGGCCACATCTGTACAATCACCATCCAGGTACAGAGGGGGGTTTGG ATCCACTAAGCTGGTGATAATCGAAAGATTGCTGCTACTGGCTGAACGCTATGTTATCACAATAGAG GACATGTACTCAGTTCCTCGCACCATTCTACCTCACGGGGCCTCGTACAACGGACACCCTGTCACTCTTCACATCACTTATGAGTCAACCAAAGACACTTTCAGCTTAGAG acacacagtaaTGAGACGATAGGGAGTATCCGGTGGAAGATTGCTGAGCACTTGAGCTGTCCGGTGGATAATGTCCAGATCTTTGCCAATGACAGCGTG ATGACGATGAACCGGGACCAGAAGCTTCTATCCCAGCTCGGTTTCAATGACGAGCAGAGTCTGACTGTAAAGAGCTCTGGCACCGGCACTCCCTCCGGCAGCTCTGAGTCCTCGGCATCGGCGTCCAGCAGTTCCAGCTCGGCCGTCTTTAACTCCGCTTACGCCTTGGAGCAG GAGAAGTCTCTTCCCGGTGTGGTGATGGCGTTGGTGTGTAATGTGTTTGAGATGCTTTATCAACTGGCTAACCTCGATGAATCCAG GATCACTCTCCGTGTGAGGAAGCTGCTGCTCCTGATTCCAACAGATCCTGAAGTGCAGGATGCTCTCGACAACTTTGTTCCCAAAGAATCCAGCGTCTGGAGCCACCAG AAAACACTGTTCACCCTCGGTCAGGGTTCAGGCTCTCGTTCCCCCTCTATGTCCTCCAAACAACAGCACCAGCCGAGTGCTGCTTCCATCCTGGAGTCCCTCTTCAGGTCTTCAGCACCGGGCATGTCCACCTTCAGAGTGCTCTACAACCTGGAG GTGTTGAGTTCAAAGCTGATGCCCACTTCAGATGATGAGATGGCCAAAACCAGCAGCAAGTCCTTCTGTGAGAACTTCCTCAAAGCAGGAGGCCTCAG CCTGGTGGTGAATGTGATGCAGAGAGACTCAATCCCGTCAGAGGTCGACTATGAGACCAGACAAGGAGTCTACTCGATCTGCCTTCAGCTGGCCAG GTTTCTTCTGGTCGGTCAGAGCATGCCCGCAGTGCtagatgatgatgtcatcagggaCGGAGAGGCGCTGTCGTCTCGCCCGTTTCGTAACGCCGGGCGCTCTGGGCGTCAGCTGTCTCTCTGTGGGACTCCGGAGAAGTCTTCGTACAGACAGATGTCTCTGTCTGAGCGCTCGTCCATCAGAGTGGAGGAGATCATTCCTGCTGCTCGAGTCGCTATTCAG ACCATGGAGGTGGGAGACTTTACCTCCACTGTGGCCTGTTTCATGCGGCTGACCTGGGCGGCTGCGGCTGGCCGGTTGGATCTGGTCGGCAGCCCTCAGCCAATCAGGGAGACCCATGGCTCTCTAGTACCGCAAGGCGTTCGCACCAGAGTCAGCAGCACAG gaaGTAACTGCAGCTCCAGCAGTGAGGGTGATACCACACCCACAGCGCTGCATGCTGGGATATGTGTCCGACAGCAGAGTGTTTCTATCAAAGATACCATCATCGCTCGCGAAGCTCTGTCGCTGCTGGTGACCTGCCTGCAGCTCCGCTGTCAGCAGCTTT gttctTTTTACAACCTCCCCTCCGTCAATGATTTCATCATCGATGTTCTGCTGGGATCTCCGAGCGGAGAG ATCCGTCGAGTGGCCTGTGATCAGCTCTACACTCTGAGCCAGTCTGACACCTCAGCCTTCCCCGAAATCCAGAAACCAAACCTGTTCTTGCTCTCGGTCGTTCTAACCGCTCAGCTGCCATTATGGAGTCCCACATCCATCATGAGAGGAGTCAACCAAAG GCTGCTGTCCCAATGCACCGAGTACTTCGACTTAAGATGTCAGCTTCTGGATGATCTCACCA CGTCAGAGATGGAGGTGGTCAAAGTAAGTGCAGCCACAATGCTGGAGGACGAGATCTCCTGGCTCGATAACTTTGAGCCCAGCTGGAGCTCAGAGATGGAGACGAGCGAGGCGGACAACGTCCTCCTGGCGGGACACCTCCGACTCATCAAGACGCTGCTCTCACTGTGTGGAAATGAGAAGGAACATCTAG GTCCGTCTCTGATCCAGCAGCTGTTGGATGACTTCCTGTTTCGAGCCTCTCGGATCATCATCAACAGTTCAAACCCGACACCCTCCCCGACCCCGAGCCATGACTTCCACCCAAA gTGCAGCACAGCCAGCAGCCGTCTGGCAGCCTACGAGGTTCTGGTGATGCTGGCCGACAGCTCGCTGTCAAACCTGCGACTGATCATTAAAGAGCTTATGTCCATGCACCACCAGTCTGACCCCTCCCTCTGCAAAGAGTTTGAT TATCTTCCTCCTGTAGAGAGCCGATCAGTCTCGGGTTTCGTCGGGTTGAAAAACGGTGGAGCCACGTGTTACATGAACGCTGTGTTCCAGCAGCTCTACATGCAGCCTGGACTACCAGAG GCTTTCCTGTCCATCGAGGACGACACAGATCAGCCTGAGGAGAGCGTCTTCTACCAGGTGCAGTCTCTGTTTGGTCACCTGATGGAGAGCAAACTGCAGTACTACATCCCAGAGAACTTCTggaag ATCTTTAAGATGTGGAACAAAGAGCTGTACGTGAGAGAGCAGCAGGATGCTTATGAGTTCTTCACCAGCCTGGTGGATCAGCTGGACGAAAACCTGAAG aaaatggGTCGAGAGCAGatcttcaaaaacacatttcagggaATCTTCTCCGACCAGAAGATTTGTAAAGACTGTCCTCACCG GTACGAGCGAGAGGAAACCTTCATGGCTCTGAACCTTGGGGTGACATCCTGTCAAAGTTTAGAGATCTCTTTGGACCAGTTTGTGAGAGGAGAGGTGCTGGAGGGCAGCAACGCGTACTACTGTGAGAAATGCAAAGAGAAG agaacCACAGTGAAGAGGACGTGCATCAAATCTCTGCCCAGTGTTCTCTGCATTCACCTCATGCGCTTCGGCTTCGACTGGGAGAGCGGACGATCCATCAAATACGACGAACAGATCCGG TTCCCGTGGGTGCTGAACATGGAGCCGTACACTGTGTCGGGGATGGCTCGTCAGGACTGCAGCGGGGAGGGTGGCGAGGGGCGAGGTGACGGCACCTCGGGGGGATCACCTAGGAAGAAAGTCACCATTTCTGAGAACTACGAACTGGTGGGAGTTGTAGTCCACAGCGGTCAGGCTCATGCTGGACACTATTACTCCTTCATCAAAGACAGACG TGGCAGCGCTCGCGGACGTTGGTACAAGTTCAACGACAACGTGGTCGAGGAGTTTGACATGAACGATGAATCTCTGGAGTACGAGTGCTTCGGGGGAGAGTACCGACCCAAAGTTTATGACCAGT ccaacCCGTACCCTGACGTGAGGCGGAGGTACTGGAACGCCTACATGTTGTTCTATCAGAAGATCAGTGACCTGAACTCGCCTGTCCTCCCAAAGAAGAGCAGAGTGAGCATCATGAGGCAAGAGGCCGAGGACCTGACGCT GTCTGCTCCGTCCTCTCCTGATATCTCCCCTCAGTCCTCTCCTCGCCCCCCCAGGGCCAACAACGACCGCCTCACCCTCCTCACCCGTCTGGTGCGTAAGGGAGAGAAGAAGGGTCTGTTTGTGGAGAAGATGCCCGCCAGCATCTATCAG ATGGTGAGAGACGAGAATCTCAAGTTCATGAGGAACAGAGACGTCTACAACAGCGACTACTTCAACTTCACCCTCTCACTGGCCTCCGTCAACGCC ACGAAGCTGAAGCATCCCGACTACCAGCAGATGGCCAAAGAGAGTCTGCAGCTGgctgttcacttcctgtttcacacCTACCTGCACACCAAAAAGAAACTCcg GGTGGACACAGAGGAGTGGATGGCCACAGTGGAGGTGTTGTTGACAAAGAGCAGTGAGGCGTGCCAGTGGATGGTTCAGTACCTGGTCGGATCCGAGGGACGAGAGATCACCAG GGTCGGTCTGCTGGAGTGCAGCGTGAGGGAGGTGAGGGTGGTGGTGGCATCCATCCTTGAGAAGACTCTGGAAAGCGCTCTTCACTTTGGAGACCCGGGATTGGACAATCTGATGGACGCCCTGCTCTCCTTGTTGGACAAAGACGTTCCTGAGAATGTGAAGAACTGTGGGCAGTACTTCGGCCTCTTCAGTAACTTCGCTCAGAgg GGTTGTGGTCCTTGTCAGCTGCTGTTGAAACACTCGGCTTATCGTCGGATGCTCATGTTCCTGTTGGGaccaaacagacaaaacaaccaG AATCGTCGCTGGAGTCCCGCTCAGGCTCGGGAGTTCCTCCACCTCCACAGCACCCTCGCCCTCATCACGCTGCACTGTGACCTCGACCCCCAGCGGACGCAGG CTCCAGAAGGGTTTACTCTGAGAGTGAGCTGCGTCCCGTCCTCCACCCCGCTCCTCCCGCTTCACTCTGACATCCTCGCCTCCCTCTTTACTCCAGAGGGGCAGCCTTACCTCCTGGAG GTGATGTTTGCGATGCGGGAGCTGTCAggtcctctgtctctgctgatCGAGATGGTGACCTACATCTCCTTCTGTAACGAGCCCTTCTCCCTCGATGTGCTACAGCTgctcaag ACTCAGCTGGAGACGGCCCCCCCTCATGAACTAAAGAATGTTTTCCagatgctgcaggagctgctg GTCATGGAGGATCCTCTGCAGGCCCAGAGACTCAAGTATGCCTTTGAGTCAGAGAAAGGTCTTTTAG CTTTGATGCATCAGAGCAACAACTTGGACAGCAGGCGGTGCTACCAGTGTGTCAAGTTTCTGGTTACTCTAGCTCAGAA GTGTGCTCCGGCCAAGGATTACTTTAAAGACCTGTCTGGCCACTGGAGCTGGGCGGTGCAGTGGCTCCAGAAAAAG ATGACAGAACATTACTGGACTCCTCAGAGCAACGTCTCCAACGAGACCTCCACCAATAAAACCTTCCAGAGGACTATCTCTGCACAG GATACGTTGGCGTATGCCACGGCGTtgttgaatgaaaaggagcagtcGGGCAGCAGTAACGGTTCAGACGGCAGCCCGGCCAACGATAACGCAGACCGCAGCCTACGACAG GGCTCGGAGTCTCCCATGATGCTCGGTGACTCAAAGAGCGATCTGGAAGACGTGGACCCGTAG